Proteins co-encoded in one Eremothecium sinecaudum strain ATCC 58844 chromosome VI, complete sequence genomic window:
- a CDS encoding HFL263Wp (Syntenic homolog of Ashbya gossypii AFR380C; Syntenic homolog of Ashbya gossypii NOHBY640 and Eremothecium cymbalariae Ecym_3170; No homolog in Saccharomyces cerevisiae) gives MQSPYSPTNLYSGFNYYWFDSEIDFANQDLELRVLTNPYDNVTPQLDLDTALVKLNSPKKDFETVLIEKKLNFIWKITKRMDKLVRFDTSEARRVLKEWYSENETELEATSSVSIDELTEVPDVFNYDSLEEIISFTGEECPDSGDFNIISLARGQFGIEGRYQMYDDEKQKCIGIVARTIGLDEVALRRSNRIPGWPGFKRVGHVATPPAFENDDSFGSKTAELITSEKGSESSGSVFSAVKRLSLDGGTFTDARYQPIEFIPSVPGPRKIEKYDEPDIHPSVPTFCDSDYKMLRRSLYEPRLCYYSLHGGVHFVTPRFLPGHQNPSKRNHDYFLIAIDNNKYEHLTPTQKCLALFSLWRTSRHYFEINSVPVETLIGHENSLAQVTKLYGTLKDAVKHTKPSQKVKHEIQSVHRSQPKRHGNITSIMHKLFKTNKSRALNVNAP, from the coding sequence ATGCAAAGTCCGTATTCGCCTACGAACCTTTACAGCGGGTTCAACTATTACTGGTTTGACAGTGAAATTGACTTTGCGAATCAAGACTTGGAACTAAGAGTACTCACCAATCCCTACGATAATGTTACTCCGCAACTTGACTTGGATACCGCCTTGGTGAAGCTAAATAGTCCTAAAAAGGACTTTGAAACCGTTCTCATCGAAAAGAAGCTCAACTTCATTTGGAAGATAACCAAGCGGATGGATAAGCTTGTACGTTTCGATACTTCTGAGGCTAGACGTGTATTAAAAGAATGGTATTCTGAGAATGAAACCGAACTTGAAGCCACTTCTAGTGTTTCCATTGATGAGCTTACAGAGGTCCCTGATGTGTTTAACTACGATAGTTTGGAAGAAATCATTAGTTTTACTGGCGAAGAATGCCCAGACTCTGGTGATTTCAATATTATTAGTCTTGCTCGAGGCCAATTTGGAATTGAAGGAAGGTACCAAATgtatgatgatgaaaaaCAGAAATGTATCGGAATAGTTGCAAGGACCATTGGGTTAGATGAGGTTGCTTTGAGACGTTCAAATAGAATACCAGGCTGGCCAGGTTTCAAGAGAGTGGGCCACGTTGCTACCCCCCCTGCATTTGAGAATGATGACAGTTTCGGCAGTAAAACCGCTGAGCTCATTACATCTGAAAAAGGCTCTGAGTCCTCCGGCAGTGTGTTTTCTGCTGTTAAAAGACTTTCTTTGGATGGTGGCACGTTCACCGATGCCAGGTACCAACCCATAGAATTCATTCCATCTGTTCCGGGGCCTAGAAAGATAGAAAAGTATGATGAGCCTGATATACATCCTTCAGTCCCCACATTTTGCGATTCGGACTATAAAATGTTACGGCGCTCATTGTACGAACCAAGGTTATGTTATTACTCTCTACATGGCGGTGTCCACTTCGTTACCCCAAGGTTCCTCCCAGGTCACCAGAATCCTAGTAAGAGGAACCACGACTACTTTCTCATTGCCATTGATAACAACAAGTACGAACATCTCACCCCTACTCAGAAATGTTTAGCCTTATTCTCATTATGGAGAACAAGCAGGCATTACTTCGAAATCAACAGTGTTCCTGTTGAAACCCTAATAGGGCATGAAAACAGTTTGGCGCAAGTTACTAAACTATATGGAACACTAAAGGATGCAGTAAAGCATACTAAACCCTCTCAAAAAGTCAAGCACGAAATTCAAAGTGTTCACCGCTCCCAACCAAAAAGACATGGAAATATAACATCAATAATGCACAAATTGTTTAAAACAAACAAAAGCAGAGCACTAAATGTTAATGCGCCATGA
- the RSE1 gene encoding U2 snRNP complex subunit RSE1 (Syntenic homolog of Ashbya gossypii AFR382W; Syntenic homolog of Saccharomyces cerevisiae YML049C (RSE1)) codes for MTEQEDLHLYHLTLQRQANYVHSCVGHFVNYKEHDLLVGSKVEGNGSGKTGKSRKDLQLCLATQTHIDLFDVEDGRLERVVSVPIFANIMSMDRLKIENNTYLLIASDSGNLTVCEFVFRDGIVKLKTLFNEPMSRSGVRRLSPHSYLAVNPQGRCMMVAGMERNKLCYLTDVKQNELCISSPLEVNRPNFVCMAMEACDVGYDNPMFAALEISLDDKSRHLIFYMLDLGLNHVVRKAEFALRDQSASFLLAIPNLEPYGIAKPAISPEEGDPDAIIAYAIVGFDNYISLRDESGRCDISVQLPSRKDAQKTQITCGTVHKLKKEFFVLLQSNFGDLYKVKIIPDAKEKFPVITISYFDTIPQAQGLHIFKNGFLYSNSEFSNHYLYQFEKLGDDAEEDTLSSYMPGKRLIFKPRLELDNLAVADYQDLLNPIVGAHFLNILPLSAIIESTDGTKLLKAGVSFDAIISSPLPQAPLDIWTTKANTSAFHKLLFIGLAGLTMILKTADGTIEELELDSNPFILKNDKTLLVACMGRSSIIQVCENRLIQVIEHQNDEYESKLEWLPPAGISITKAAANSSQLVLSLSNNEIVYFEVGMNDSLNELQDRIELEDPVTDLSVAYGHRSEFLAVACNDASVRVYSLKSNDTENFLEVVSMQALMSVACSVQLLDSNVNLSLHIGLNSGVYVRSKLDKVNGQLFDVRTKFIGSKPVTITSLPNLDPLVNDNENEDDEEEADEVNVHRAEDSEKGTMIHSVMLHSSRTWISYELGTEMFVRPMIITDNQVLKAAAPFASTELLKNGCCSINSNGSLVVGKIGKLSSCDSWFQFTDVSVPIPNGSTFEKRLEGHKTESYQSGTNQGKAEGEEEQKEEKEEREIEGDEEQEDEAEDEDEEDDYDLVEKKQKSNMIRGRTVLADPDDDRLLYIFGNYTDRNCSIMSVFKNDMYYSHNITNKTFQIFEDCKIISVQIARFGQDTKYIVLSTQAGTLKTFRLHIYKRNQQRLFDTIHIHDTVVGNTVHALVAFDDKILVHANSALILYGMGKKQLLKKSLTPTSSSIKKVVALDQWKNDRIAVADIHESVTLYIYDKKKNIFTAIADDITKRHVTCIKFLDESTIIGGDRFSNVWVLRLPQEFNKILKEDLEGYIQTLTTNLPSNIREAIFKWKLTNHFYVNDIPMSFQIISSTLLSDRDVIYYTGLQGTVGCFIPLITRKEVEVFESIDGTMKDADYIFYREQEDRRRDDFAEGLDDNEADSGNLDSHFQVKKEHRLPEGAYSLVGRDILAYRSYYNPVRHVIDGDLCERYTTLSTRERNFLSEKIGSSVQEIHKYINNMRTNCL; via the coding sequence ATGACTGAACAAGAGGACTTGCACCTTTATCACTTGACTTTACAGCGACAAGCAAACTATGTTCACTCATGTGTAGGACATTTTGTTAATTATAAAGAACATGACTTATTAGTGGGTAGTAAGGTAGAGGGAAATGGCTCTGGTAAGACTGGGAAGAGCCGGAAAGATTTGCAGTTATGTTTGGCTACTCAGACACACATAGATCTATTTGATGTTGAAGATGGTCGTTTGGAGCGTGTGGTTAGTGTGCCTATTTTTGCCAATATTATGTCTATGGATAGGCTAAAGATTGAGAACAATACATATTTATTAATTGCATCAGATTCTGGGAACTTGACGGTGTGTGAATTTGTATTTAGAGACGGAATCGTTAAACTGAAGACTTTATTTAACGAGCCGATGAGTCGGTCTGGGGTACGAAGGCTATCGCCGCACTCTTATCTAGCTGTAAATCCGCAAGGTAGATGCATGATGGTTGCAGGAATGGAGAGGAATAAATTGTGCTACCTGACGGACGTAAAACAGAACGAGCTGTGCATTTCATCCCCCCTAGAGGTAAATCGGCCTAACTTTGTTTGCATGGCTATGGAAGCTTGCGATGTCGGGTACGATAACCCCATGTTTGCAGCTCTCGAAATATCTCTTGATGATAAAAGCAGACATTTAATATTTTACATGCTTGATTTGGGACTTAATCATGTTGTCAGAAAGGCGGAGTTTGCTCTCCGAGACCAGAGCGCATCGTTTTTATTGGCAATTCCCAATTTAGAGCCCTACGGAATAGCAAAACCAGCCATTTCTCCTGAAGAAGGTGACCCGGACGCTATTATTGCATATGCAATTGTGGGTTTTGATAATTATATCTCGTTGAGGGACGAGAGCGGTCGATGTGATATCAGTGTCCAACTACCCAGTCGGAAAGATGCACAGAAGACGCAAATTACATGCGGGACTGTGCATAAGTTGAAGAAGGAGTTTTTTGTTCTTCTGCAATCAAACTTTGGAGATCTTTATAAAGTAAAGATAATTCCAGACGCGAAGGAAAAGTTCCCTGTGATCACTATATCATACTTTGACACTATACCCCAAGCACAGGGTCTAcacatttttaaaaatggtTTTCTTTACTCCAACTCAGAATTCTCTAACCACTATCTTTATCAATTTGAGAAACTTGGTGATGACGCCGAGGAGGACACTTTGTCATCCTATATGCCAGGAAAGAGGCTAATTTTTAAACCCAGACTGGAGCTGGATAACTTAGCGGTTGCTGATTATCAAGATCTGCTAAACCCGATTGTTGGTGCTCATTTTTTGAATATACTTCCTCTATCCGCAATAATAGAATCCACTGATGGCACGAAGCTGTTGAAGGCAGGTGTATCTTTCGATGCCATAATTTCATCACCTTTGCCACAAGCCCCACTAGATATATGGACTACAAAAGCGAATACTTCTGCTTTTCATAAATTGTTATTTATCGGTCTGGCAGGTTTAACGATGATTTTAAAAACAGCCGATGGCACTATTGAAGAGTTGGAACTGGACAGTAACCCATTTATTCTAAAGAATGACAAAACATTGTTAGTAGCATGCATGGGAAGGTCTTCGATTATCCAGGTATGTGAGAATAGACTAATACAGGTCATCGAACACCAAAATGACGAATACGAGTCAAAGCTAGAGTGGCTTCCTCCAGCAGGTATTTCTATCACGAAAGCCGCAGCCAATAGCTCTCAATTGGTGTTATCACTATCTAACAATGAGATTGTATACTTTGAGGTTGGTATGAACGACTCTTTGAACGAGCTTCAAGATAGGATTGAGCTAGAAGATCCTGTGACAGATCTGTCAGTTGCATACGGACATAGGTCAGAATTTTTAGCAGTTGCATGTAATGATGCCTCTGTTAGAGTTTACAGCTTGAAATCGAATGATACTGAGAATTTTTTGGAAGTTGTATCGATGCAGGCACTTATGTCTGTAGCATGCTCAGTCCAATTGCTAGACTCCAATGTGAACCTATCTTTGCATATAGGTCTAAATTCTGGTGTTTATGTCAGATCTAAGTTAGATAAAGTGAATGGGCAACTATTTGATGTCCGCACAAAGTTTATTGGATCCAAACCCGTTACTATTACATCTTTGCCAAATTTAGATCCGTTGGTAAACGataatgaaaatgaagatgatgaagaagaagcgGACGAAGTTAACGTTCACCGGGCCGAAGACAGTGAAAAAGGGACTATGATACATTCTGTAATGCTGCATTCAAGCAGAACATGGATTTCCTATGAGCTTGGAACCGAAATGTTTGTGAGACCAATGATAATAACTGACAATCAAGTTCTCAAAGCTGCTGCTCCCTTCGCTTCCACTGAGCTTCTCAAGAATGGCTGTTGTTCCATTAATTCCAATGGGTCTTTGGTGGTAGGTAAAATTGGGAAGCTCTCTTCTTGCGATTCATGGTTCCAGTTCACCGATGTCTCTGTTCCAATACCGAATGGTAGTACCTTTGAAAAGAGGCTAGAAGGTCATAAGACTGAATCATATCAAAGTGGTACCAATCAAGGAAAAGCAGAGGGCgaagaagaacaaaaagaagaaaaggaagagAGAGAAATAGAGGGAGATGAAGAGCAAGAGGATGAGGCTGAGGATGAGGACGAGGAAGACGATTATGATCTAGTTGAAAAAAAACAGAAATCCAATATGATTAGGGGAAGGACAGTGCTTGCTGATCCAGATGATGATAGACTGCTCTACATTTTTGGAAATTACACGGATAGAAATTGTAGCATAATGTCGGTTTTCAAGAACGACATGTATTACTCGCATAATATTACCAATAAAACATTCCAAATTTTTGAAGACTGTAAAATTATTTCTGTCCAAATAGCAAGGTTTGGCCAAGATACGAAGTATATTGTACTATCTACACAAGCAGGGACATTGAAAACATTTAGGCttcatatatataaaagGAATCAGCAGCGACTATTTGATACAATACACATTCACGACACAGTAGTTGGTAATACTGTTCATGCGTTAGTAGCATTTGATGATAAAATATTAGTTCATGCAAACAGTGCGCTAATTTTATATGGCATGGGGAAGAAACAACTTTTAAAAAAGTCCCTGACACCAACCTCTTCGTCAATTAAAAAGGTTGTAGCATTGGACCAGTGGAAAAACGATCGGATAGCGGTAGCTGACATTCACGAGTCGGTCACACTGTACATATATGAcaagaagaaaaatatCTTTACAGCTATTGCCGATGATATTACAAAGAGACATGTTACTTGTATCAAGTTTCTGGATGAATCCACAATAATTGGAGGTGATAGATTTTCGAATGTTTGGGTACTGCGGTTACCGCAAGAGTTCAACAAAATACTAAAGGAAGATCTTGAAGGATATATACAAACCCTTACAACAAACTTACCATCGAACATTAGGGAAGCAATTTTTAAGTGGAAATTAACAAACCACTTTTATGTCAATGATATTCCGATGTCGTTCCAAATAATATCGTCAACTTTATTGTCGGATAGAGATGTAATTTACTATACGGGTTTACAGGGAACGGTCGGTTGCTTTATACCTTTGATAACGAGGAAAGAAGTAGAGGTTTTTGAATCCATAGACGGTACAATGAAAGATGCAGATTATATATTTTATCGTGAGCAAGAGGACCGCCGAAGGGACGATTTTGCAGAAGGCCTTGATGACAATGAAGCAGATTCCGGAAACCTTGACAGCCATTTTCAGGTAAAGAAGGAACACCGCTTACCGGAAGGAGCTTACTCGTTGGTTGGAAGAGATATCCTTGCATATCGGAGTTACTACAATCCAGTAAGGCATGTGATCGACGGTGATTTGTGCGAACGCTATACCACACTATCAACGAGAGAACGGAACTTTTTAAGTGAAAAGATTGGCAGTTCTGTGCAGGAGATTcataaatatataaataataTGCGGACTAATTGTTTGTAG
- the GSF2 gene encoding Gsf2p (Syntenic homolog of Ashbya gossypii AFR381C; Syntenic homolog of Saccharomyces cerevisiae YML048W (GSF2)) has product MEIYMRLNSDLERDYAFQVNDEDTINLKLKPLFDEQNGLAKYMVLRPSIFFKSKPHKFYKSVHPGFLTENGCLLFDYDADEKPYVEELDVNKPISEQLWPGQLVLPKFEKSWTAIVTYVLIMIGWLYTDLPDVISPTPGICLTNQITKAVIIVIGKLGHEDVVERLTAEIYETTGLLAQWLFFAIHILKIMFITFFFVTGMINPISFNPVKVYATRSIFTGKENEHLTKILRSVGWVGVKRATYDNYKETYYKYVIERAGGTVPAYRAGILKDALNPGVMLGAGEGFQSPIKDRAINKTFEIMEESHKFVLSEEYFSELEQNLKRNVETCKEDMSKINAEIARFRKFGLFESGEKLSKLVQQRKEVTPSSKLPKEVLKSQKKQN; this is encoded by the coding sequence ATGGAGATTTATATGCGTCTCAACAGCGACCTTGAGAGGGACTACGCATTTCAAGTTAATGACGAAGACACCATTAATTTGAAGCTAAAACCGTTATTTGATGAACAGAACGGTTTGGCAAAGTATATGGTTTTAAGACCCTCTATATTTTTCAAGAGCAAGCCTCATAAGTTTTATAAGTCAGTTCATCCCGGGTTTTTGACTGAGAATGGGTGCTTGCTGTTTGACTATGACGCAGATGAAAAACCTTATGTTGAAGAACTGGACGTTAATAAGCCTATTAGTGAACAGTTATGGCCAGGGCAGTTGGTTCTTCCAAAGTTTGAAAAATCGTGGACAGCAATTGTTACTTATGTCCTGATTATGATTGGGTGGTTGTATACTGATTTACCTGACGTTATTTCCCCCACACCGGGAATCTGTCTGACAAACCAAATTACGAAAGCGGTGATTATCGTCATTGGAAAACTTGGACATGAGGATGTTGTGGAAAGGTTAACTGCGGAGATCTATGAGACAACTGGGTTGCTTGCACAATGGTTATTCTTCGCGATTCACATATTGAAAATTATGTTCATAACGTTTTTCTTTGTTACTGGTATGATTAACCCCATTTCATTTAATCCTGTTAAAGTTTATGCAACCAGGTCTATTTTCACAGGGAAAGAAAATGAGCATTTGACCAAGATTCTAAGATCCGTTGGATGGGTTGGAGTTAAAAGAGCCACTTATGATAACTACAAGGAGACATATTATAAGTATGTAATCGAAAGGGCTGGAGGAACAGTTCCTGCATACAGGGCTGGGATTTTGAAGGATGCATTGAATCCTGGTGTTATGTTGGGTGCTGGCGAAGGCTTTCAGTCACCAATTAAGGACAGGGCTATAAACAAGACTTTCGAAATCATGGAAGAATCCCACAAGTTTGTGTTATCTGAAGAATATTTTTCAGAATTGGAACAGAATCTCAAGCGTAACGTTGAAACTTGCAAAGAAGATATGTCTAAGATCAACGCGGAGATTGCAAGATTTAGAAAGTTTGGTCTCTTTGAGTCCGGCGAGAAATTATCCAAATTAGTTCAGCAAAGAAAGGAAGTTACGCCATCTTCCAAGCTTCCAAAGGAAGTTCTTAAGTCACAGAAAAAACAGAACTAA
- the PRP39 gene encoding Prp39p (Syntenic homolog of Ashbya gossypii ACL089W; Syntenic homolog of Saccharomyces cerevisiae YML046W (PRP39)) has translation MDRILSSLDNAFLQENPNWKASIEKLNWIDINCLQGLVDETEKLLVKYPNPNSKVKGAIYGVFEEVVSRYPLLFGYWKKFVHIAHQVDGVEKSLDILKQSLDAFPTSLDLWNDYLQIVVTDEQDTEKVRGLFKTAEKLVGYHFLSHTFWDKYIEFETNNKEWSRVFAVYSHLAKIPLHQYAKYYTTFKALLDEHPEVVPGELKDTFDIETIFVQTQQLVNDVWKYESKITQSFYNLNPLPEEELNNWNLYLEFIVNDSRTHTDLAISAFERALVPCYHYEHFWQFYANWLMKNGDEAAVSQVLQRGMVAVPAEDNTLGERYIGHLKSLMHKDKDHYGGLYKDALVNFIPKYPTKDALIVDYLSAIKITEYYSSVMDSDEFIMSQQNAYTKFLEEVINAYFDRPKKRASSQLLSILNDHNIGVVIVQLLKMNWLVLKNAMQARKHFNHFSKMPQLKNSTAFWLLYYKFEKAHGNFTKLNKFVSQLGTEIFLPTTVINDIIQDYQSFYLSNNDIMEHERRLSVPQTWDPLIDATFKINDPQWKPYNKPSKDWYKSSTFKENGHPGISIDVPQINNSIVGKSIATIRREGTQPLPTFRNLEKINQQPKYIDFMGEYINT, from the coding sequence ATGGATCGCATACTTTCTTCTCTTGATAATGCCTTTTTACAAGAAAATCCGAATTGGAAGGCTTCAATTGAGAAACTTAACTGGATTGATATCAATTGCTTGCAAGGTTTAGTTGATGAGACTGAAAAGTTACTTGTAAAATATCCAAATCCCAATTCAAAAGTTAAAGGAGCGATATACGGTGTTTTTGAGGAGGTTGTTTCACGTTATCCTTTGCTATTTGGATACTGGAAAAAATTTGTGCACATTGCTCATCAAGTAGATGGTGTTGAGAAGTCATTGGATATTTTAAAGCAGTCTCTTGATGCTTTTCCAACCTCGCTTGACCTATGGAATGATTATTTACAAATTGTTGTTACCGATGAGCAGGATACCGAGAAAGTCAGAGGCCTGTTCAAGACTGCAGAGAAGCTCGTTGGTTACCATTTTCTATCGCATACTTTCTGGGACAAATATATTGAATTTGAGACTAATAATAAGGAGTGGAGCAGAGTTTTTGCTGTTTATTCACATTTGGCAAAAATTCCATTGCACCAGTACGCTAAGTACTATACTACATTTAAAGCACTGCTAGATGAGCACCCAGAAGTTGTTCCCGGGGAGTTAAAAGATACATTTGACATTGAAACAATATTTGTGCAGACACAGCAGCTTGTGAATGACGTGTGGAAATATGAATCTAAGATTACTCAGAGTTTTTACAATTTAAATCCTCTTCCTGAGGAAGAATTGAACAATTGGAATCTATACCTGGAGTTCATTGTAAACGATTCAAGAACCCATACCGATCTAGCGATTTCAGCATTTGAGAGGGCTTTGGTACCGTGCTACCATTACGAGCATTTTTGGCAATTTTATGCTAACTGGCTCATGAAAAATGGCGATGAGGCTGCTGTCTCTCAGGTCCTACAGCGTGGGATGGTAGCAGTCCCTGCTGAGGATAACACTTTAGGAGAGCGATATATTGGACATCTCAAGTCGCTTATGCACAAGGACAAAGACCATTACGGTGGGTTATACAAGGACGCTCTGGTGAATTTCATACCTAAATACCCAACTAAGGATGCTTTAATTGTCGATTACCTGAGCGCTATTAAGATCACGGAGTATTATTCAAGTGTCATGGATTCTGACGAGTTCATAATGTCGCAGCAAAATGCGTATACTAAGTTTCTAGAGGAAGTCATAAATGCGTACTTTGATCGGCCCAAAAAAAGAGCATCGTCGCAACTTCTATCCATTTTAAATGATCATAATATCGGGGTAGTCATTGTACAATTATTGAAAATGAACTGGCTAGTTTTAAAGAACGCAATGCAAGCCAGAAAACATTTCAATCACTTTAGCAAAATGCCACAACTGAAAAATTCCACTGCCTTTTGGTTGTTATACTATAAATTTGAAAAGGCGCATGGGAATTTCACGAAATTGAATAAATTTGTTAGTCAATTGGGTACAGAAATATTCCTGCCAACCACTGTGATAAATGACATTATTCAAGACTATCAGTCGTTTTATTTGAGTAATAATGATATTATGGAACACGAGCGCAGGCTGTCTGTACCGCAAACCTGGGATCCTCTGATAGATGCAACATTTAAAATTAATGACCCACAGTGGAAGCCTTATAATAAGCCTTCGAAGGATTGGTACAAGAGTTCAACATTCAAGGAAAATGGACACCCTGGTATATCTATTGATGTTCCGCAAATTAACAATTCCATAGTTGGAAAATCGATTGCCACTATAAGACGGGAGGGCACCCAACCACTACCGACCTTCAGAAACTTAGAAAAGATCAACCAGCAACCAAAGTATATAGACTTCATGGGAGAGTACATCAATACTTAA
- the RAD7 gene encoding UV-damaged DNA-binding protein RAD7 (Syntenic homolog of Ashbya gossypii ACL088C; Syntenic homolog of Saccharomyces cerevisiae YJR052W (RAD7)), with protein sequence MYRPSRRNKNGANEVRGPNSALTQFLREQGISAEAIKQRWESTKQNEVAEADEETKTSDDEFIESVSNTDEVISEKDAPKSGSDYDSETESDNEVTTRRRRVLRSAQDDSDEEEYGSDTPSGKIDGPSKAKDNAAELQKRKITLQQRKRKKRKAAALLDKKTQKIPLLQDLCILAICHRIMKYSQDSNNVDRHIRAVLGGISIDNLNKLAAVLSKNRALNDNTLQLFLHTELLELTFHDCSKISFDAYKQLAVFTPHLTKLSLQMCGQLNNEAILFIADKLPKLEEIYLDGPFLIDECTWIAFFQKMRNRLKAFHISNTHRFNDAALESLLQNSGETLESIQLSRLDALSAYGLLTQYLRNENFHTLILQYPADEKHVSDEIIIKLLGSLGSNLKVLKLDGCTDLTDSVLTDGLTPFLRYGDKPSFLETLSLEELDQITSDGFLYFVSSVALPNLRNLSLCRCLQLDDSSIVELWINECAKSLVYLNLNSLKQLTSMVFTLMQCPNLKQLNLGFVRCVNDDAIKVIVEQNPALEIIEVYGNNSITSKATVKEGTILVGRQCDSI encoded by the coding sequence ATGTATCGTCCTAGTAGACGTAATAAGAATGGAGCTAATGAGGTTCGAGGTCCTAATAGTGCTTTGACGCAGTTTTTGCGGGAACAAGGTATTAGTGCAGAGGCCATTAAGCAGCGTTGGGAAAGCACTAAGCAAAATGAAGTTGCAGAAGCGGACGAAGAAACCAAAACCAGCGATGATGAATTTATAGAAAGTGTTAGTAATACCGATGAAGTGATTTCTGAGAAAGATGCACCAAAGTCGGGTTCAGATTATGATTCTGAAACTGAAAGCGACAATGAGGTCACTACTAGACGAAGACGAGTCTTGCGGTCGGCTCAGGATGAttctgatgaagaagaatatgGAAGTGATACTCCAAGCGGGAAGATAGACGGTCCATCAAAGGCAAAGGATAACGCAGCAGAACTGCAGAAAAGGAAGATTACATTACAGCAGCGAAAGCGTAAGAAGAGAAAGGCGGCAGCGTTACTGGATAAAAAGACCCAAAAAATTCCCCTGCTGCAGGACCTCTGTATTTTAGCTATTTGTCATAGGATTATGAAATATAGCCAGGATAGTAATAATGTTGACCGTCATATCAGAGCTGTTCTAGGTGGTATCTCAATTGACAATCTCAACAAGTTGGCTGCAGTACTATCTAAAAACAGGGCATTGAATGATAATACACTACAGCTCTTTCTTCATACCGAACTTCTAGAACTTACCTTCCATGATTGTTCTAAAATATCTTTTGATGCTTATAAACAGCTTGCAGTGTTTACACCGCACCTAACCAAGTTATCGTTACAAATGTGTGGGCAACTGAACAATGAGGCGATATTGTTCATTGCCGATAAACTACCTAAACTAGAGGAGATATATCTTGACGGTCCATTTTTGATAGATGAATGTACTTGGATTGCATTTTTCCAGAAGATGAGAAACAGACTTAAAGCATTTCATATTTCAAACACCCATAGATTCAACGATGCGGCCTTGGAAAGTTTACTGCAGAATTCTGGGGAGACACTAGAGTCAATACAGCTTTCGAGATTAGATGCACTCAGTGCCTATGGATTACTCACACAATATTTACGCAACGAGAACTTCCACACACTTATTTTACAATACCCTGCAGATGAAAAACATGTAAGTGATGagataataataaaattGTTAGGTAGCCTGGGGTCCAATTTAAAGGTGTTAAAACTTGATGGATGCACAGACTTGACGGACTCTGTACTTACCGATGGTCTCACACCATTTTTGAGATATGGAGACAAACCAAGTTTTCTGGAGACGCTCTCATTAGAGGAATTAGATCAAATCACATCGGATGGATTCCTTTATTTTGTATCTTCTGTGGCTCTTCCAAACTTAAGGAATCTAAGTTTGTGTAGATGCTTACAGCTTGATGATTCATCAATTGTAGAACTTTGGATTAATGAATGTGCAAAGTCTTTGGTATATCTAAACCTAAACTCCTTAAAGCAATTGACATCCATGGTATTTACGCTGATGCAATGTCCAAACCTTAAGCAATTAAATTTAGGATTCGTTCGATGCGTGAATGATGATGCTATTAAGGTTATTGTTGAGCAAAACCCAGCGTTGGAAATAATTGAAGTATATGGTAACAACTCTATCACGTCCAAAGCTACCGTTAAAGAAGGCACAATCCTGGTGGGTAGACAATGCGACAGTATCTAA